The DNA window TGAGGTTTTCTGCAATGTACTTGCGTATGGCCAAACGGATGCTTCTCGAAACCGACAAGCGTCTGCTCTGGAAATTATTCTGGAACATGGGCGTCAAAGGCTTGAACTCCGTCCAGAAACATAAGCGCCGACTCAAGCGGGGCGAGTTTTTCCCGCCGTATCTGTACATCTCGATCATTAACAGCTGTAACCTGCGTTGCCAGGGTTGCTGGGTCGATGTGGCCGCCAAGCAGGAGAAGATCGATCTGGCGGCCATGAACCGGATGATCAACGAAGCCAAGGCGATGGGGAACACGTTCTTTGGCCTGCTCGGCGGGGAGCCGTTCATGCACCCGGAGCTGATGGAAATCCTGGCCGCCCATCCCGAAGTTTACTTCCAGGTGTTCACCAACGGGCATTTCATTACCGACAAAGTCGCCAAAGAACTGCGACGACTGGGCAATGTGACGCCGCTGATCAGCGTCGAAGGCAGCGAGATCATCAGCGATGAACGTCGCGGCCGCAAGGACGTTTTGAACAAAACGATGGAAGGGCTGCAGAACTGTCTCAATAACAAGGTGATGACGGGCGTTTGCACCAGCCTGTGCCAGTCGAACTACGACGACCTGCTGAACGACGCCTGGATTGATCGCCTGATTGAAATGGGCGTGCTGTACTGCTGGTTCCATATCTACCGTCCCGTCGGTCCCGACGCCGCGGACCGTCTGGCTTTGACGCCGGAGCAGCAGAAAGTGGCCCGGCAGTTTGTGGTCGACACCCGCGTGAAGAAGCCGATCATTGTGATCGACGCCTATTACGACGCCGACGGCAAAGCGCTCTGCCCGGCGGCGACCGGCTTTACGCACCATATTAGTCCCTGGGGCGATATCGAGCCGTGTCCGATTATCCAGTTCAGCAAGGAATCGATTCACGATGAACGGCCCCTGCGGGAGACGTTCAACAACTCGACCTTCCTGTCGGACTTCCGTCGCCTGGCCGCCGAACACACGCGCGGCTGCATTGTGCTGGAACGGCCCGACGTGATTGAGAAACTGGTCGAAGCGCACGGCGCCAAAGATTCCACCGCCCGCGGCACCGCGATGGCCGAACTGCAGGCGATGACGCCGCGTTCCTCGCAGTACAACCCCGGCGACGAGATCCCGGAACGCAGCTGGGCCTATTGGCTGGCCAAGAAGATCGCCTTCCACGAGTACGGCGTGTACACCAAAAACTTCAACGCCGAAGAATGGATCGATACCCGGAACCCGCCCGAAAAGCAGGAACCCGATCTGATCCAGATCAGGTAATGCGGGTTGGCGTCAGCCAAAAGGAAAGTTCACTGCGGAACCAAAACGCAGTTCAATAGAAGCGCTCACCGCGGAGGATACAGAGGCAAAGGAGAGGAGGAAGAGGGAGGTTTTTCCAAGCGACGGATTGGTGTCGCTGACGAAGCCACTCTCCCTGATTTTCTTTGTAGCGCTACCTGTTTCCGTCCTGTGATGAGGTTTTTCTTCTTCTCTTCTTTTCCCGCGATCCTTCTGCGGTGAATCCTCTTTCTTGAGAGACGTTCACCGCGCAAGTTCGCCTTTCTTTCGACAGAGTTGATGACGCGCGGAGTCGTCTACAGCCGTTCGAAAATGGTGGCGATGCCCTGGCCGACGCCGATGCACATCGTGGCCAGGCCGTAGCGGGCTTCCTGATCGTGCATGGCGTGCAGCAGCGTGGTCGCGATCCGGGCGCCGCTGGCCCCGAGCGGATGGCCGATGGCGATCGCACCGCCGCGCACGTTGACTTTCTCTTCGTTCATTTTCAGCATCCGCATGCAGGCCAGCGCCTGGGCGGCGAACGCCTCGTTCAGTTCGATCAGGTCGATCTGTTCCAGCTTCAATCCCGCGCGGGCCAGCGCTTTGCGGGTGGCAGGTACAGGGCCGGTTCCCATCACTGAAGGTTCTACGCCAGCGACGGCGGTCGCCAGAATCCGGGCCATCGGTTTGAGTCCCAGGGCGGCCGCCTTCTCTTCCGACATGACCAGCATGGCGGCGGCGCCGTCGTTCAAGGGGGAACTGTTGCCGGCGGTGACAGAGCCAATTTTGGGCATAAAGGCCGGTTCCAACGCGGCCAGGGCTTCCATGCTGGCGTCGGGCCGCACGCACTGGTCGAAGTCGTACAGCATCCGTTCGCCCGCTTCATTCCGGCCGTAGACGGGGACCATCTCGTTTTTGAAAGAGCCCGCAGCCTGGGCGGCGGCCGCTCTTTGATGGCTGCGGAGGGCGAACGCGTCCTGCTGTTCGCGTTCGATCCCCTGGGTCTGCGCCAGGAACTCGGCCGTGACGCCCATCATGAGAGCGCCCTTGCTGGTCCGTTTGAACAGCTTGGGGTTCAGGTTCAGGCCGTGATCCATCGGCAGGTGTTGCATGTGCTCCAGTCCACCGACGATGTGGACGTCTTCTGCTCCGGCGGCAATGCTATGCGAGGCCTGGTTGAGCGCCTGGAGGCTGCTGCCGCACAGGCGGTTGATGGTGGCTCCGCCCGTTTCGACAGGCAGGCCGGCCATCAGGGCGACAGTGCGGGCGACGTTCAGCCCCTGTTCGCCGGTTTGCTGGGTATTTCCCATGATGACGTCTTCGATTTCCGCCGGATCGATGCCGGTGCGTTCGATCAACGCCTCAACGCAGGCCGCAGCCAGATCGTCAGAGCGGACATCGCGGAAAATTCCCTTATCACGGTGCGAACGCCCCACGGGAGTGCGGACACAATTGACAACAACGGCGTTCTTCATGATTTCTAATCCCGATCAAATCCAATAAACCGAGTACTTGAGCAAAAGGTATTCTCGCGGAAAGGACCGCCGAATCAAGAACGGCCCCGCGAGGCGGTTCGCAATTCGACTGCTGTTTTCCGTGATTCGCCAGACGAAAAAAACAACGTCGAACGCCTGGCAACTGGTTTCCCTGGCTATGCGGCGGTGCGTTAAATCTCGAACTTGACCCCCTGCGCGAGCGGCAGGGCATCGCCGTAATTGACGGTGCAGGTCTGGCGCCGCATGTACGCTTTCCAGGCGTCGCTGCCGGCCTCGCGACCGCCGCCGGTATCTTTATCGCCCCCAAAGGCGCCGCCGATCTCGGCTCCCGAAGTGCCGATGTTTACGTTGGCGATGCCGCAGTCGCTGCCCGCGGGCGACAGGAAACGTTCGGCTTCCTGCAGGCGATCGGTGAAAATGGCCGACGACAGCCCCTGGCTCACGGCGTTGTGCTGTTCGATTGCTTCTTCCAGCGTGTCGAATTCAAACAGGTACAAAATGGGAGCGAACGTTTCTTCGCGTGTGATGGGCATGTCGCAGGTCGCTTGCACCAGCGTCGGCTCGACAAAAGAGCCCGGCCGGTTCAGCCGTTTTCCGCCGCAAAGAATCTGACCGCCTTGTTCGCCGATGGCGGACACCGCCGCGAGCATCCGTTCGACGGACGCTTCGTTGATCAGCGGGCCCATCAGTACGCCGTCTTCCCAGGGGTTGCCGATCCGCTGGCTGATGCCGGCGTAGGCCTTCTTCAATCGCTCCGTAAACGGTCCCGCGATCGAGCGGTGCAGGAACAGGCGGCGCAGACTGGTGCAGCGCTGCCCAGCCGCACCGGCGGCCGCAAAGGCGACCGCCCGGAGACTCAGGTCGAGGTTGGCGCTTTCGCATACGATCAGGCCGTTGTTGCCGCCCAGTTCCAGCAGGGAACGTCCTAGCCTGGCGGCGATCTGCTGGGCGACGCTGCGGCCCATCTCGCAGCTGCCGGTGGCGGAAACCAGCGGCAGCCGGGGATCGCTCGCCATCCACTGGCCGCCTTCGTGACCTGGGGCGACGTACATCTGAAAGACGCCTTCCCAGCCGGCCGCGGCGGCGACCTGCTCGGCGATCTTTTGCACGGCGATCGCCGTCAGCGGCGTATGCGGGGACGGCTTCCAGACGACCGGATCGCCGCAGACGGCGGCCACAGCCGCGTTCCAGGCCCAGACTGCGACGGGGAAGTTAAACGCCGTCAGCACGCCGACGGGTCCCAGCGGCCGCCACTGTTCAAACAGGCGATGGTCGGGTCGCTCGCAGGCCATCGTCAGTCCGTACAGTTGCCGCGACAGTCCGACGGCGAAGTCGCACATGTCGATCATTTCCTGAACTTCGCCTTCCCCTTCGGTCAGGATTTTTCCCGTCTCCAGCGTGACAAGCAGGCCCAGGTCCTGTTTCCTCTCGCGCAAGGCCAGCCCAAAACGGCGGATCAACTCGCCCCGTTCCGGCGGCGGAGCCGACCGCCAACGAAGGAACACGTCGCCGGCCCGGTCCACCAGCGCGTCGTAATCGGAGCGGGTCGCCGTAGCGACGCGGGCAATCGTTTCGCCATTGGCCGGGTTCAGGGAGACGATCTCCTCGCCGCCGGGCTTTTCTCGCAGGGGCGCGCTCAGCCCAAAGTTCGGTTGGCCGGTTTGAATTCCCAGTCGTTCCAGTACTTCAGAAAACATACGCGACTCCTGTTCCACGACGAACCTGCCTGAGTGACGGGGCCATGTACCATTATAGGGGCCGACGCCCCCGGCGGCCTGCCCCTGATGGCGAACGGACGACCATCCCTGACGCGCCGTTCGGGCCGTTCGTCAATCGAGCTGCACCGTTTCCCCATAAGCGGGCACGTGCACATCGGCGGACCAGCGGGTGCGGATTTCGTCCGCCAGTTTCAGGGCGACTTTTTCTTCGCCGTGGGTCAAGAAAAGGCGGCGGGGCGGGCTCTGCAGGTGGCCGTACCATTTGAGCAGGCCCTGGTGGTCGGCGTGTCCCGAGAAGCCGAAGATCTGTTCGACATGAGCGTTCACCGGGTAGTCATGCCCATGGATGCGGACCCGTTCCTGTTTTTCTAGTATTTGTCGGCCGAGCGTGCCGGGCGCCTGGAAACCGACAAACAGGATGGTGCACGCCTCCCGGCGAATGTTATGCCGCAGGTGATGCTTGATGCGGCCGGAGATGCACATGCCGGAGGTCGACATGATCACGCACGGCTGGCGATATTCGTTGATCTGTTTCGATTCGTCGGGAGTGCGCGTCATGACCAGACCGGGGAACTGCAGCGGGGACTCGCCCTGGGCCAGCAGTTGGAACGTTTCTTCGTCGAGCGAGTCGCGATTCTGCAGAAAGATGGCGGTGACATCCATCGCCATGGGGCTGTCGAGATAAACACGCAGGTTCGGCACCGTTCCGGCGTGCACCAGACGGCTGAGGTAGAACATGATCTCTTGCGCCCGTTCCACGGCGAAGGTGGGAATGACCACGTTGCCGCCGCGCCCGATCGTATCGCCGACAATCCGGGCGAACTGGTCGGCGATATCGCCGCCGTCGGGATGATCTCGGTCGCCGTAGGTCGATTCCATCACCACATAATCGGCGCGGTCAAACAGGGTGGGGTCGCCGATCAGCGGTTTGTGCCACTGGCCAATGTCGCCGGAGAACAGCAGGGTGCGGGTCTGGCCGTTCTCTTCGACGGTGATCTCCAGCATGGCCGATCCCAGGATATGGCCTGCATCGTGGAAGACGGCGCGGAACCCGGGGGCCACTTCGACGGTTTGCCCATAGGCGACGCCTTGCATGAGCGGCAGCGTGTTGATGACGTCGATCTCGGTATACAAAGGCTTGACCGGGTGCTTCCCTTTGCGTCCTTCGCGAAAGTGGCGTCGGCGTTTGTCGGCGGCGTCTTCTTCCTGGATGTGGGCGGAATCGTTCAGCATCACATCGGCCAGGGCCGCGGTCGCCCGGGTGCAGAAGATCGGTCCGTCGAAACCGTCCTTGACGAATTTGGGCAGCAGGCCGCAGTGGTCAATGTGGGCATGCGTCAGCAAGAGCGCGGCGCCGCTTGCCGGCGGAATGGGGCAGTCTTCCCAGTTACGATCCTGGAACTCGCGTTCCTGGAACAATCCGCAATCGACAAACACCCTCACGCCGCCGGCCTCGATGCAATATCGCGAGCCAGTTACCTGGCGGTTCGCTCCCAGAAAGTGCAGTTGCATTCCATTTCTCCCGCGGTGGCTGGTTCAAGAATGCCGGGTCCCTGGGAACGCGGCGAAATCGTAGTTTAGCCGATCGCATCGTCGGCAGGCGACACGGCACAGGCGACAGCCAGAAAGGGGAAAGGCGGCAAGCACCGAGGAATTTCCGCTCTCTGCCGGTCCTGCCGGTTTTTCCTTTTGTTCAGGCGGTACCGGGTTCGATAAACAAAAAATCTATCATCTCGTCGCAAAATTGGGGAAATCGCTATTATTCGCGTAATCGTTCCGGCTTTACTAGCTTAACGCGAATCCAGTAAGATACGGGCGTTGCCAGGGCTGTCGTTGCCCTGCCGGTTAGAACTGAAAACCCGGGAGGTTTCGCCGCTGTTGACTGGCCCCTTTGCTGGGTCGACTGGTGTGCGGCGAAAGAGCTGCTGACTGTCTGGTGGCGCCCCCGTGTTCCTGCATTTTTGATCCTGCTTTCCTGCGGCCAGAAAAGGTTGCTAGTTTCCCCCTTTAAACTATGAATTTGGAAGGACAAACTGTGCTTTTCCGCATTGCCGCTGTTGTCGTTGTATTGTGTCTGGGCGGAGGTGCGTCGATCGTGGACGCCGCCACGCCGCCGGGGGATACGCTGGTTCCTGCGACCGCGGCCGCCTTTTATTCGACTCCCGACCTGACCGCTGCCCGCGATGCGTTTAATCAGACCCAACTGGGCAAGCTCGCGCAGGATCCTCAGACCCAGCCGTTTGTGAACGATATCGAGCGTATTCTGCGCAGCAATTTCCTGGACAAGGCGCTGCAACTGGGACTTACGCTGGACGACCTGGCGGAGATCGCCGGCGGGGAAGTCTGCCTGGCCGCCATCCAGCCGCAAGGGGACAAAAACAGCCATGCCGCCGCCCTGATCGTCGATGTGACGGGGAAACTAACCGCGGCTAACAAATTGCTGTTCGGAAGCGCGAAACAGCTGAGGGCTAACGGCGCCGTCGAATCGACCGAACGAATGGCGAATGAGAACGTCACCCGTTTCACGCTGACACGGAAAGGGGAATCCCAGAGCGCCTATCATGTGATTGCCGGCAACCTGCTGGTCGTTTCCGATCACGGCCCCACGCTGGCCGCCATTCTGGCCCGGGCGGCCGCTCCTGGTCCGGGCTCCCTGGCCGCATCGACGGCCTACAGCGTGAGCCGCAAGCAGGTCCTCCAGGCGGCCGAGGGCGCTTCGCCGCATGTTTACTGGTACATGGACCCCTTCCGTTACACGGAGATTTCCCGCGCATCGCGGACTC is part of the Lignipirellula cremea genome and encodes:
- a CDS encoding radical SAM protein → MYLRMAKRMLLETDKRLLWKLFWNMGVKGLNSVQKHKRRLKRGEFFPPYLYISIINSCNLRCQGCWVDVAAKQEKIDLAAMNRMINEAKAMGNTFFGLLGGEPFMHPELMEILAAHPEVYFQVFTNGHFITDKVAKELRRLGNVTPLISVEGSEIISDERRGRKDVLNKTMEGLQNCLNNKVMTGVCTSLCQSNYDDLLNDAWIDRLIEMGVLYCWFHIYRPVGPDAADRLALTPEQQKVARQFVVDTRVKKPIIVIDAYYDADGKALCPAATGFTHHISPWGDIEPCPIIQFSKESIHDERPLRETFNNSTFLSDFRRLAAEHTRGCIVLERPDVIEKLVEAHGAKDSTARGTAMAELQAMTPRSSQYNPGDEIPERSWAYWLAKKIAFHEYGVYTKNFNAEEWIDTRNPPEKQEPDLIQIR
- the amaB gene encoding L-piperidine-6-carboxylate dehydrogenase translates to MFSEVLERLGIQTGQPNFGLSAPLREKPGGEEIVSLNPANGETIARVATATRSDYDALVDRAGDVFLRWRSAPPPERGELIRRFGLALRERKQDLGLLVTLETGKILTEGEGEVQEMIDMCDFAVGLSRQLYGLTMACERPDHRLFEQWRPLGPVGVLTAFNFPVAVWAWNAAVAAVCGDPVVWKPSPHTPLTAIAVQKIAEQVAAAAGWEGVFQMYVAPGHEGGQWMASDPRLPLVSATGSCEMGRSVAQQIAARLGRSLLELGGNNGLIVCESANLDLSLRAVAFAAAGAAGQRCTSLRRLFLHRSIAGPFTERLKKAYAGISQRIGNPWEDGVLMGPLINEASVERMLAAVSAIGEQGGQILCGGKRLNRPGSFVEPTLVQATCDMPITREETFAPILYLFEFDTLEEAIEQHNAVSQGLSSAIFTDRLQEAERFLSPAGSDCGIANVNIGTSGAEIGGAFGGDKDTGGGREAGSDAWKAYMRRQTCTVNYGDALPLAQGVKFEI
- a CDS encoding MBL fold metallo-hydrolase RNA specificity domain-containing protein, encoding MQLHFLGANRQVTGSRYCIEAGGVRVFVDCGLFQEREFQDRNWEDCPIPPASGAALLLTHAHIDHCGLLPKFVKDGFDGPIFCTRATAALADVMLNDSAHIQEEDAADKRRRHFREGRKGKHPVKPLYTEIDVINTLPLMQGVAYGQTVEVAPGFRAVFHDAGHILGSAMLEITVEENGQTRTLLFSGDIGQWHKPLIGDPTLFDRADYVVMESTYGDRDHPDGGDIADQFARIVGDTIGRGGNVVIPTFAVERAQEIMFYLSRLVHAGTVPNLRVYLDSPMAMDVTAIFLQNRDSLDEETFQLLAQGESPLQFPGLVMTRTPDESKQINEYRQPCVIMSTSGMCISGRIKHHLRHNIRREACTILFVGFQAPGTLGRQILEKQERVRIHGHDYPVNAHVEQIFGFSGHADHQGLLKWYGHLQSPPRRLFLTHGEEKVALKLADEIRTRWSADVHVPAYGETVQLD
- the fadA gene encoding acetyl-CoA C-acyltransferase FadA; the encoded protein is MKNAVVVNCVRTPVGRSHRDKGIFRDVRSDDLAAACVEALIERTGIDPAEIEDVIMGNTQQTGEQGLNVARTVALMAGLPVETGGATINRLCGSSLQALNQASHSIAAGAEDVHIVGGLEHMQHLPMDHGLNLNPKLFKRTSKGALMMGVTAEFLAQTQGIEREQQDAFALRSHQRAAAAQAAGSFKNEMVPVYGRNEAGERMLYDFDQCVRPDASMEALAALEPAFMPKIGSVTAGNSSPLNDGAAAMLVMSEEKAAALGLKPMARILATAVAGVEPSVMGTGPVPATRKALARAGLKLEQIDLIELNEAFAAQALACMRMLKMNEEKVNVRGGAIAIGHPLGASGARIATTLLHAMHDQEARYGLATMCIGVGQGIATIFERL